One stretch of Methylococcus capsulatus DNA includes these proteins:
- a CDS encoding M67 family metallopeptidase, protein MIKEQCVIPRYLVNQILHLAQASPEREVCGLIGAAAGRRMRCYPVPNVAERPECRFLLDPKGQIDALRAMRERGEELFAIFHSHPTAAAVPSPVDLEFAAYPDALHLIVSLSTKGVLEMRGFRIGSSSAPGEVELLLAPE, encoded by the coding sequence CCAGGTATCTGGTCAACCAAATCCTGCATTTGGCCCAGGCTTCGCCGGAGCGCGAGGTGTGCGGGCTGATCGGTGCCGCCGCAGGACGGAGGATGCGCTGTTATCCCGTACCCAACGTCGCCGAACGCCCGGAATGCCGCTTTCTGCTCGATCCGAAGGGGCAGATCGACGCGCTGCGCGCCATGCGGGAGCGAGGGGAGGAGCTGTTCGCGATTTTCCATTCGCATCCCACGGCCGCAGCCGTTCCTTCCCCGGTCGACCTGGAATTCGCCGCTTACCCCGATGCGCTGCATCTCATCGTTTCCCTGAGCACGAAGGGAGTGCTGGAAATGCGGGGCTTCCGTATCGGATCGTCGTCGGCGCCGGGCGAAGTCGAACTCCTGTTGGCACCGGAATGA
- a CDS encoding cation-translocating P-type ATPase produces the protein MKRKPPATRQSYPQAHWHLLEPWQITAWLKVDPQTGLSQREAEQRLAELGPNLIIEQRPRGPLAMLLSQFADFMIVVLILAGIVSGLVGGIADTVTIVVIVVLNAAIGFIQEYRAERAISALQSMAAPTARVVRDGQHHEVPAHELVPGDLVLLEAGNIVPADIRLLETAQFRVEEATLTGESQPVGKSTEAIRNPDAALGERRNMAYKGTIVTYGRGLGSVIATGMETELGRIARLLHEEKESRTPLQNRLAQLGKRLALLVLAICAIIFVVGLLRGEQPILMFLTAVSLAVAAIPEALPAVATVSLALGARKMIRQHVLIRRLPAVETLGSVTYICSDKTGTLTQNRMRAEAFYADGRTTTALPEPILRAMALNNDVRLDKEGRLLGDPTETALYEAAAAAGYPGTQIAASSPRTAEIPFDSERKLMTTLHREGEGLIAYTKGAPEKLLPRCRTAWSAQGPRPIQIGELQEIAEGMAADGLRVLALAYREWPEPPADLHPETVETGLCFLGLVGLMDPPRPEAAEAVALCKTAGIKPVMITGDHPATARAIARRLGIADEDDAVLTGEELARLSLAEFEKQVEEIRVYARVAPEQKIKIVRALQDKGEFVAMTGDGVNDAPALKCANIGVAMGKIGTDVAREAAHMILLDDNFASIVAAVREGRRIFDNIRKFIKYTMTSNSAEIWTLFLAPFLMLPIPLLPIHILWINLVTDGLPGLALTAEPPERGIMERPPRPPQESIFAHGMWQHILWIGLLMGGISLLSQSWAYHTGSEHWQSMVFTVLTLSQMGHVLAIRSERESFFAQAFFSNKPLLGAVLLTFLLQMAVLYVPLLQPIFRTQALEPHELAVCLLLSTVVFWAVELEKWMRRRGWIYREDRQTNP, from the coding sequence ATGAAACGCAAGCCCCCCGCGACCCGGCAATCCTATCCACAGGCGCACTGGCATCTGCTCGAACCGTGGCAGATCACTGCCTGGCTCAAGGTCGACCCGCAGACGGGGCTGTCGCAACGGGAGGCCGAGCAGCGGCTCGCCGAACTGGGGCCGAACCTCATCATCGAGCAACGGCCCCGCGGCCCGCTGGCCATGCTGCTGAGCCAGTTCGCCGATTTCATGATCGTGGTCCTGATCCTGGCCGGCATCGTTTCCGGCCTGGTCGGCGGGATCGCCGATACCGTAACCATCGTAGTGATCGTCGTCCTCAACGCAGCCATCGGCTTCATCCAGGAATACCGTGCCGAACGCGCTATTTCGGCCTTGCAGAGCATGGCCGCGCCCACCGCGCGGGTCGTGCGGGACGGGCAGCATCACGAGGTGCCGGCCCATGAGCTCGTTCCCGGCGACCTGGTGCTGCTGGAAGCCGGCAACATCGTACCGGCCGACATCCGCTTGCTGGAGACCGCCCAATTCCGGGTGGAAGAAGCCACCCTCACCGGCGAGTCCCAGCCGGTCGGCAAGTCCACCGAAGCGATCCGCAATCCGGACGCAGCGCTCGGCGAGCGCCGAAACATGGCCTACAAGGGCACGATCGTCACCTACGGGCGGGGCCTGGGCAGCGTGATCGCCACCGGCATGGAAACCGAACTCGGCCGGATCGCCCGGCTCCTGCACGAAGAAAAGGAAAGCCGCACGCCACTGCAGAATCGACTGGCCCAGCTCGGCAAGCGACTGGCGCTGCTGGTGCTGGCGATCTGCGCCATCATCTTCGTGGTCGGACTGCTGCGGGGCGAACAGCCGATACTGATGTTCCTCACCGCCGTCAGCCTCGCGGTCGCCGCCATTCCGGAAGCCCTCCCGGCCGTCGCGACCGTCTCCCTGGCGCTGGGCGCGCGGAAAATGATCCGGCAACACGTGCTGATCCGGCGCCTCCCGGCGGTCGAAACGCTGGGCTCGGTCACCTATATCTGCTCGGACAAGACCGGCACCCTCACCCAGAATCGGATGCGGGCCGAGGCTTTCTATGCCGACGGCCGGACGACCACCGCGCTGCCGGAGCCGATACTGCGGGCCATGGCCCTGAACAACGACGTCCGGCTCGACAAAGAAGGGCGTCTCCTGGGGGACCCCACTGAAACCGCACTGTACGAAGCGGCCGCCGCGGCAGGCTATCCCGGCACGCAGATTGCCGCCTCGTCCCCGCGCACCGCGGAGATTCCCTTCGATTCGGAGCGCAAGCTGATGACGACGCTCCATCGCGAAGGCGAAGGACTGATCGCCTATACCAAGGGCGCGCCGGAAAAGCTGTTGCCGCGCTGTCGGACGGCATGGAGCGCCCAAGGTCCCCGCCCCATCCAGATCGGGGAGTTACAGGAGATTGCCGAAGGCATGGCTGCGGACGGGCTGCGGGTGCTGGCTCTGGCTTACCGAGAATGGCCGGAGCCGCCGGCGGATCTGCACCCTGAAACCGTCGAAACCGGGCTGTGCTTCCTCGGTCTGGTCGGGCTCATGGACCCGCCTCGGCCCGAAGCCGCGGAAGCGGTGGCCTTGTGCAAAACGGCGGGGATCAAGCCGGTCATGATCACCGGCGACCATCCGGCGACCGCACGTGCCATCGCCCGCCGGCTGGGCATCGCCGACGAGGACGATGCAGTCCTGACCGGTGAGGAACTGGCCCGGCTGAGCCTGGCAGAATTCGAGAAACAGGTGGAGGAAATCCGCGTCTACGCCCGAGTCGCCCCGGAGCAGAAGATCAAGATCGTCCGGGCGCTGCAGGACAAAGGCGAATTCGTGGCGATGACCGGTGACGGCGTCAACGACGCCCCCGCCTTGAAATGCGCCAACATCGGCGTAGCCATGGGTAAGATCGGCACCGACGTGGCGCGGGAGGCCGCGCACATGATCCTCCTGGACGACAACTTCGCCTCCATCGTCGCCGCCGTCCGGGAGGGACGTCGGATCTTCGACAACATACGCAAGTTCATCAAATATACGATGACAAGCAATTCGGCGGAGATATGGACTCTATTCCTCGCACCATTCCTGATGCTGCCGATCCCACTGTTACCGATCCACATCCTTTGGATCAATCTGGTCACCGATGGCCTGCCGGGCCTGGCGCTGACGGCCGAGCCCCCGGAACGCGGCATCATGGAGCGCCCTCCGCGCCCACCGCAGGAAAGTATCTTCGCGCATGGCATGTGGCAACACATTCTCTGGATCGGACTGCTGATGGGAGGCATCTCCCTGCTGTCGCAGTCCTGGGCCTACCATACCGGTTCGGAACACTGGCAAAGCATGGTATTCACCGTCCTGACGCTGTCGCAGATGGGGCATGTCCTTGCCATCCGGTCGGAGCGGGAATCGTTCTTCGCCCAGGCTTTCTTCTCGAACAAGCCACTCCTCGGCGCCGTGCTGCTCACGTTCCTGCTGCAGATGGCGGTGCTCTATGTCCCGCTGCTGCAGCCCATCTTCAGGACACAGGCATTGGAACCCCACGAGCTGGCGGTCTGTCTGCTCCTCTCCACCGTGGTGTTTTGGGCGGTGGAACTGGAGAAATGGATGCGTCGGCGCGGATGGATCTACCGGGAAGATCGCCAAACCAACCCCTGA
- the gatB gene encoding Asp-tRNA(Asn)/Glu-tRNA(Gln) amidotransferase subunit GatB: MEWETVIGLEIHAQLATRSKIFSGAPTAYGAEPNTQACAVDLGLPGVLPVLNREAVRMAVKFGLAIGAEIAPVSVFARKNYFYPDLPKGYQISQYDLPVVARGKLNINVDGKELTIGITRAHLEEDAGKSLHEDFHGYTGIDLNRAGTPLLEIVSEPDLRSAKEAVAYMKKLHALVRYLEICDGNMQEGSFRCDANVSVRPKGQEKFGTRAEIKNLNSFRFVEKAINHEIARQIEILEGGGEVIQETRLYDSVRDETRSMRSKEEANDYRYFPDPDLLPLEISSGFIEEVKATLPELPDAKRERFKAQYGLSDYDAEVLTASRELADFYETVVGEAASDPKLCANWLMVELSGLLNKDGLEITESKIDAAGLAGLIRRIADATISGKIAKQVLEAMWNEGGSADDIIEKQGLKQITDTGAIEAIIDQIIAANPDQLAQYRAGKDKLFGFFVGQAMKATQGKANPAQLNELLKKKLQ; this comes from the coding sequence ATGGAATGGGAAACTGTCATCGGGCTGGAAATCCACGCCCAGCTCGCCACCCGCTCGAAGATTTTCTCCGGCGCCCCCACCGCCTACGGCGCCGAGCCCAACACCCAGGCTTGCGCCGTCGATCTCGGCCTGCCCGGCGTGCTGCCGGTGCTCAATCGTGAAGCCGTGCGCATGGCGGTCAAATTCGGCCTGGCCATCGGCGCCGAGATCGCGCCGGTGTCGGTGTTCGCCCGCAAAAATTACTTCTACCCCGACCTGCCCAAGGGCTACCAGATCAGCCAGTACGATCTGCCGGTGGTCGCGCGCGGCAAGCTCAACATCAACGTCGACGGGAAAGAGCTGACCATAGGCATCACCCGCGCCCATCTGGAGGAAGATGCCGGCAAGTCGCTGCACGAGGACTTCCACGGCTATACGGGCATCGACCTCAACCGCGCCGGCACCCCGCTTCTGGAAATCGTGTCCGAGCCGGATCTGCGTTCCGCCAAGGAGGCAGTAGCCTACATGAAGAAGCTGCACGCCCTGGTGCGCTATCTGGAGATCTGCGACGGGAACATGCAGGAAGGCTCGTTCCGTTGCGATGCCAATGTGTCCGTCCGGCCCAAGGGCCAGGAAAAGTTCGGCACCCGCGCCGAAATCAAGAACCTCAACTCCTTCCGCTTCGTGGAAAAAGCGATCAACCACGAGATCGCTCGCCAGATCGAGATCCTGGAAGGTGGCGGCGAGGTGATCCAGGAAACCCGGCTGTACGACTCGGTCAGGGACGAAACCCGTTCCATGCGCAGCAAGGAAGAGGCCAACGATTACCGGTATTTTCCCGACCCGGACCTCTTGCCGCTGGAAATCAGCAGCGGCTTCATCGAGGAGGTCAAAGCCACCCTGCCCGAATTGCCGGACGCCAAGCGCGAGCGCTTCAAGGCACAGTACGGCTTGAGCGATTACGACGCGGAAGTGCTGACCGCCAGCCGGGAACTGGCCGACTTTTATGAAACCGTGGTCGGTGAAGCCGCCAGCGACCCCAAGCTGTGCGCCAACTGGCTGATGGTGGAACTGTCCGGCCTCCTCAACAAAGATGGGCTGGAGATCACCGAGTCGAAGATCGACGCCGCGGGGCTGGCCGGACTGATCCGCCGCATCGCCGACGCCACGATTTCCGGCAAGATCGCCAAGCAAGTGCTGGAAGCCATGTGGAACGAAGGTGGCAGCGCCGACGACATCATCGAGAAACAGGGACTCAAGCAGATCACCGACACCGGAGCGATCGAGGCGATCATCGACCAGATCATCGCAGCCAACCCCGATCAGCTCGCCCAGTACCGCGCCGGCAAGGACAAGCTGTTCGGCTTTTTCGTCGGCCAGGCCATGAAAGCCACCCAGGGCAAGGCCAATCCGGCCCAGCTCAACGAACTGCTCAAGAAGAAGCTGCAATAA
- the gatA gene encoding Asp-tRNA(Asn)/Glu-tRNA(Gln) amidotransferase subunit GatA yields MHRKTIAELAAGLERKEFSSVELTQTHLARIERLDPILNSFITTTPEIALAQARAADERIAKGEAGPLTGIPIAQKDIFCTKGVRTSCGSRMLDNFISPYDACVVERFSAAGAVMLGKLNMDEFAMGSSNETSYYGPVKNPWNTGTVPGGSSGGSAAAVAARLAAGATGTDTGGSIRQPAAFCGITGLKPTYGRISRWGMIAFASSLDQAGPMARTAEDCAIMLQTMAGFDERDSTCVDRPVPDYCAALANNLDGLRIGLPKEFFGEGLDPAIASLIQEAVDEYRKLGATVKEVSLPNMHLSVPAYYVVAPAECSSNLARFDGVRFGHRCENPADLADLYTRSRGEGFGAEVKRRILIGTYALSAGYYDAYYLKAQKVRRLISEDFRRAFEEVDVIMGPTAPSVAFEFGAKSADPIAMYLSDIYTIAVNLAGLPGMSIPVGFADGLPVGMQIIGGYFSEDRLLNVAHRYQQATDWHTHVPTGIAD; encoded by the coding sequence ATGCATCGCAAGACCATCGCCGAACTGGCCGCCGGTCTCGAACGGAAAGAATTCAGCAGCGTCGAACTGACGCAAACCCATCTCGCTCGCATCGAGCGGCTCGACCCCATCCTCAACAGCTTCATCACGACCACCCCGGAAATCGCCCTGGCCCAGGCCCGCGCTGCCGACGAGCGCATCGCGAAAGGCGAGGCCGGCCCCTTGACGGGCATCCCCATCGCCCAGAAGGACATCTTCTGCACGAAGGGTGTGCGCACCAGCTGCGGCTCCCGGATGCTGGACAACTTCATTTCGCCCTATGACGCCTGCGTGGTCGAGCGCTTCAGCGCCGCCGGCGCGGTCATGCTCGGCAAACTGAACATGGACGAATTCGCCATGGGCTCGTCCAATGAGACCAGCTACTACGGTCCGGTGAAGAATCCATGGAACACCGGCACGGTACCCGGCGGCTCCTCCGGCGGCTCGGCCGCGGCGGTCGCTGCACGGCTGGCGGCGGGCGCGACCGGCACCGACACCGGCGGCTCCATCCGGCAGCCCGCGGCGTTCTGCGGCATCACCGGCCTCAAGCCGACCTACGGCCGGATCTCGCGCTGGGGCATGATCGCCTTCGCGTCCAGCCTGGATCAGGCCGGCCCAATGGCGCGCACCGCCGAGGATTGCGCCATCATGCTGCAGACCATGGCCGGTTTCGACGAGCGCGACTCGACCTGCGTCGACCGTCCGGTGCCGGACTACTGCGCCGCCCTTGCCAATAATCTGGACGGCCTGCGCATCGGCCTGCCCAAAGAGTTTTTCGGCGAAGGACTCGATCCTGCCATCGCCAGCCTGATCCAGGAGGCCGTGGACGAGTACAGAAAGCTCGGCGCCACCGTCAAGGAAGTCTCGCTGCCCAACATGCATCTCTCGGTCCCGGCCTATTATGTGGTCGCCCCGGCGGAATGCTCCTCCAACCTGGCCCGCTTCGATGGTGTGCGCTTTGGCCACCGCTGCGAAAACCCCGCCGATCTGGCCGACCTGTACACCCGTTCACGTGGCGAAGGCTTCGGCGCCGAGGTCAAACGCCGCATTTTGATCGGCACCTACGCACTGTCAGCCGGTTATTACGATGCCTATTACCTCAAGGCCCAGAAGGTCCGCCGCCTGATCAGCGAGGACTTCCGCCGGGCTTTCGAGGAGGTCGACGTCATCATGGGACCGACCGCACCTTCGGTGGCGTTCGAGTTCGGCGCCAAGAGCGCGGACCCCATCGCCATGTACCTGTCGGACATCTACACCATCGCGGTGAACCTGGCCGGTCTGCCCGGCATGTCGATCCCGGTCGGCTTTGCCGACGGCCTGCCCGTCGGCATGCAGATCATCGGCGGCTATTTCAGCGAAGACCGCCTGCTGAACGTGGCCCACCGCTACCAGCAGGCCACCGACTGGCACACCCACGTCCCGACCGGCATCGCCGATTAA
- the gatC gene encoding Asp-tRNA(Asn)/Glu-tRNA(Gln) amidotransferase subunit GatC codes for MSLSAAEVNKIAWLARLAIDDDKVEAYARDLSQILGFVEQLGSVDTSRVAPMAHPLDEAQRLRPDTVTETDQRALFQAHAPLVEAGLYLVPKVIE; via the coding sequence ATGTCGCTCAGCGCCGCAGAAGTCAACAAAATCGCATGGCTGGCACGTCTCGCCATCGACGACGACAAGGTCGAAGCCTACGCCCGCGATCTGTCGCAGATTCTCGGCTTCGTCGAACAGTTGGGCAGCGTCGACACCAGCCGGGTCGCGCCGATGGCGCATCCCTTGGACGAGGCCCAGCGCCTGCGCCCCGACACCGTCACCGAGACCGACCAGCGCGCCCTGTTCCAGGCCCATGCGCCCCTGGTCGAGGCCGGACTCTATCTGGTACCCAAGGTCATCGAATAA
- a CDS encoding rod shape-determining protein, with amino-acid sequence MFKRLRGYFSNDLSIDLGTANTLIYIRGQGIVLNEPSVVAIREDKNRGAKSIAAVGAAAKSMLGRTPGNITAIRPMKDGVIADFTLTEKMLQYFIHKVHPNRLLRPSPRVLICVPCGSTQVERKAIKDSAEGAGAREVYLIEEPIAAAVGAGLPVSEARGSMVIDIGGGTSEVAIISLNGVVYAASVRIGGDRLDEAIMNYVRRNFGTLIGEATAERIKHEIGSAYPGSEVKEIAVMGRNLAEGIPRSFTLNSNEILEALQEPLAGVVEAVKQALEQTPPELGADVAERGIVLTGGGALLKDIDRLIAEETGLPVVVAEDPLTCVARGGGKVLELLDQKGGTPFFLE; translated from the coding sequence ATGTTTAAGCGTCTGCGCGGTTATTTTTCAAACGATCTGTCGATTGATCTGGGCACGGCCAATACCCTGATTTACATCAGAGGTCAGGGCATCGTCCTGAACGAGCCCTCGGTGGTGGCCATTCGGGAAGACAAGAACCGCGGGGCCAAGTCCATCGCCGCCGTGGGAGCCGCGGCCAAGTCCATGCTCGGACGCACGCCGGGCAACATCACCGCCATCCGTCCGATGAAGGACGGCGTCATCGCCGACTTTACCCTGACGGAAAAGATGCTCCAGTATTTCATCCATAAGGTCCACCCGAACCGGCTGCTGCGGCCGAGTCCCAGGGTCCTGATCTGCGTGCCCTGCGGCTCGACCCAGGTGGAGCGCAAGGCGATCAAGGATTCCGCCGAGGGTGCCGGGGCACGCGAGGTCTATCTGATCGAAGAACCGATCGCTGCCGCAGTTGGCGCGGGCCTGCCCGTGAGCGAGGCCCGCGGCTCGATGGTGATCGACATCGGTGGGGGTACCTCGGAAGTCGCCATCATCTCGCTCAACGGCGTGGTGTATGCGGCTTCGGTCCGCATCGGCGGCGACCGCCTGGACGAGGCGATCATGAATTACGTCCGGCGCAATTTCGGAACCCTGATCGGCGAGGCCACCGCCGAGCGCATCAAGCACGAGATCGGTTCGGCGTATCCAGGCAGCGAGGTCAAGGAAATCGCCGTCATGGGCCGGAATCTGGCCGAAGGCATACCGCGCAGCTTCACCCTGAACAGCAACGAGATCCTCGAAGCCTTGCAGGAGCCGCTCGCGGGTGTGGTGGAGGCAGTCAAGCAGGCGCTCGAGCAGACCCCGCCGGAACTGGGTGCCGACGTGGCTGAGCGGGGCATCGTCCTCACCGGGGGAGGCGCTTTGTTGAAGGACATCGACCGGCTCATCGCCGAGGAGACCGGCCTGCCGGTGGTGGTGGCCGAGGATCCGCTGACCTGTGTCGCCCGTGGCGGCGGTAAAGTGCTGGAGCTGCTGGACCAGAAAGGCGGTACCCCCTTCTTCCTCGAATAA
- the mreC gene encoding rod shape-determining protein MreC yields MRREGRAIKLAFTKKPAQNFRLLVFAIASLVLLAADRRGAIGALRSGLDAAVYPLQQFVSAPVRFAEWIRENVSGYTSILEENQRLKEDRFRLEARLAKFSALEQENIRLRALLGASIKIGEHFLIAELLSINLVPYEHLVLANKGSNIGVHVGQPVFDARGVVGQVLRVSPVSAEVMLITDPNHAIPVQVERNGLRTIAVGTGRIDRLILPYLSGSADIQEGDRLVTSGMGGVFPAGYPVATVVDISNTGSSLAKVSAEPVAPLDRIREVLLVWTRSDVQAQDKAGEAPPGAAVPHVAR; encoded by the coding sequence TTGCGACGAGAGGGGCGCGCCATCAAACTCGCATTCACCAAGAAGCCGGCCCAGAATTTCCGGCTGCTGGTTTTCGCCATCGCTTCCCTGGTCCTGCTCGCGGCTGACCGTCGCGGAGCGATCGGCGCTTTGCGCAGCGGGCTGGATGCCGCGGTCTATCCTTTGCAGCAATTCGTCAGTGCGCCCGTGCGTTTCGCCGAGTGGATCCGGGAAAACGTGTCCGGCTACACCAGCATTCTGGAAGAAAACCAAAGGCTCAAGGAGGATCGCTTCCGCCTGGAGGCCAGGCTGGCGAAATTCTCCGCATTGGAGCAGGAAAACATCCGTCTGCGGGCGCTGTTGGGGGCGTCGATCAAAATCGGCGAGCATTTCCTGATCGCCGAACTGCTGTCCATCAACCTGGTGCCCTACGAGCACCTGGTGCTGGCCAACAAAGGTTCGAACATCGGCGTCCATGTCGGTCAGCCGGTGTTCGACGCCCGCGGCGTGGTGGGGCAGGTGCTGCGCGTCTCGCCCGTCAGTGCCGAAGTGATGCTGATCACCGATCCGAATCATGCCATCCCGGTCCAGGTCGAGCGCAACGGCCTGCGGACGATTGCGGTGGGCACCGGCCGGATCGACCGGCTGATCCTGCCGTATCTGAGCGGCAGCGCCGATATCCAGGAGGGCGACCGGCTGGTGACTTCCGGCATGGGCGGCGTGTTCCCGGCCGGCTATCCGGTGGCGACGGTGGTGGACATTTCCAACACCGGCAGTTCGCTCGCCAAGGTCTCGGCGGAGCCGGTCGCCCCGCTGGATCGCATCCGCGAGGTTCTGCTGGTATGGACCCGCAGCGACGTCCAGGCTCAGGACAAGGCGGGGGAAGCCCCCCCTGGCGCAGCGGTTCCGCATGTGGCCCGCTAG
- the mreD gene encoding rod shape-determining protein MreD, with amino-acid sequence MIFASLAAAMAMRIVPLPQSWALWNPDWILLLLIYWAVAAPDRVGVGTAWLTGLLADALTGRLLGQEALAYSLVIYVGVRFHRRFQLYSMVQQVLAVVLLLGLGLLLILWTRHIRGPASAPEGYWFAALSGGLVWPLVRAVLDGLRRRCGAA; translated from the coding sequence GTGATTTTCGCGAGCCTGGCCGCCGCGATGGCGATGCGAATCGTACCCTTGCCGCAAAGCTGGGCGCTGTGGAATCCGGACTGGATTCTGTTGCTGCTGATCTATTGGGCCGTGGCGGCTCCCGACCGCGTCGGCGTCGGTACCGCCTGGCTGACCGGTCTCCTGGCGGATGCGCTGACGGGGCGGCTGCTGGGTCAAGAGGCTCTGGCATACAGTCTGGTCATCTATGTCGGCGTGCGTTTTCACCGGCGTTTCCAGCTCTATTCGATGGTTCAGCAGGTTTTGGCCGTCGTGCTGCTGCTCGGCCTGGGGCTCCTGCTCATCCTGTGGACCCGCCATATCCGAGGGCCGGCCAGTGCGCCGGAAGGCTACTGGTTCGCGGCATTGTCCGGCGGCCTGGTCTGGCCTTTGGTTCGGGCCGTGCTCGACGGGCTGCGGCGCCGTTGCGGCGCGGCATAG
- the mrdA gene encoding penicillin-binding protein 2 has protein sequence MNIRAKRRLQNDVRVFQSRIAFSVVLLLLAVAALVARLVYLQIVGHEHYATLSQDNRVKIAPLPPTRGIIYDRNGEVLADNVPSYSLELVPERIDDLDATLAELQTLLGLSDEDVRRFRKLQSQHKSFESIPLKMRLDEEQIARFAVKQPFFPGVQIAVRMIRTYPYGELTAHAVGYVSRISEADLKTLDPSLYSGTYHIGKSGIEKTYETLLHGRTGHQELETNVQGRSIGVLDTVPPVPGADLRLSLDISLQRAAIDALGDYNGAVVAMEPATGRVLAFVSKPSFDPNPFVYGIPKADYDRLQSSPDRPLYNRALRGVYPPGSTVKPFEGLAGLEVGDLSADRKVSCPGYFQLPNSSHQYRDWRKGGHGAVDLKSAITQSCDVYFYKLALSLGIDKLSEFMGRFGFGKRTGIDIPGELPGVYPSKEWKKKRSKYPWFPGETVITGIGQGYVGVTPVQLARATAILANRGHVVTPRLLDGVQGGAGAAPEEPRGDDLAIAPEHWDTVIQAMIDVVHSARGTAKSIAGGLSYHVAGKTGTAQVFSVGQGQKYRESEVKKEMRDHALFIAFAPAEQPRIAVAVLAEHGGHGGSVAAPVARAVMERYLNGSVP, from the coding sequence ATGAACATCCGCGCTAAACGAAGGCTCCAGAACGACGTCCGGGTATTCCAGTCCCGCATTGCCTTCAGTGTGGTCCTGCTGCTGCTGGCGGTGGCGGCGCTGGTGGCGCGTCTGGTTTATCTGCAAATCGTCGGTCACGAACACTACGCGACCCTGTCACAGGACAACCGCGTCAAGATTGCGCCGTTGCCGCCTACGCGGGGTATCATCTACGACCGCAACGGCGAGGTGCTGGCCGACAACGTGCCTTCGTACAGTCTGGAACTGGTGCCGGAACGCATCGACGACCTGGACGCCACGCTGGCGGAACTCCAGACCCTGCTCGGGCTGAGCGACGAGGACGTGCGCCGGTTCCGCAAGCTTCAATCCCAGCACAAGAGCTTCGAGAGTATTCCTCTCAAGATGCGGCTGGATGAAGAACAGATCGCGCGTTTCGCGGTCAAGCAGCCGTTCTTTCCCGGTGTCCAGATCGCCGTGCGCATGATCCGGACCTATCCTTACGGCGAACTCACGGCACATGCCGTGGGCTATGTCAGCCGCATCAGCGAGGCCGACCTGAAGACACTCGATCCTTCGCTCTATAGCGGCACCTACCACATCGGCAAGAGTGGGATCGAAAAAACCTACGAGACGCTGCTCCATGGCCGGACCGGCCACCAGGAGCTGGAAACCAACGTCCAGGGGCGTTCGATCGGCGTTCTCGATACGGTACCGCCCGTGCCGGGGGCCGATCTGCGCCTGTCGCTGGACATCAGCCTGCAGCGTGCGGCGATCGACGCCCTGGGCGACTACAACGGCGCGGTGGTGGCGATGGAGCCCGCGACGGGCCGGGTGCTGGCCTTCGTCAGTAAGCCGAGCTTCGATCCCAATCCCTTTGTGTACGGCATTCCCAAAGCGGACTACGACCGCCTGCAATCCTCGCCGGACCGCCCTTTGTACAATCGTGCCTTGCGCGGGGTCTACCCGCCGGGGTCGACGGTGAAGCCGTTCGAGGGCCTGGCGGGACTCGAAGTCGGGGATCTCTCCGCCGATCGCAAAGTGTCCTGCCCAGGCTATTTCCAGTTGCCCAACTCTTCACATCAGTACCGCGACTGGCGCAAGGGCGGCCATGGTGCCGTCGATCTGAAATCGGCAATCACCCAGTCCTGCGACGTGTATTTCTACAAATTGGCGCTGAGCCTGGGCATCGACAAGCTGAGTGAATTCATGGGGCGGTTCGGTTTCGGCAAGCGCACCGGGATCGACATTCCGGGTGAGTTGCCGGGCGTCTACCCCTCCAAGGAGTGGAAGAAGAAGCGCAGCAAATATCCCTGGTTTCCGGGAGAGACGGTCATCACCGGCATCGGTCAGGGCTATGTGGGGGTGACGCCGGTGCAATTGGCAAGGGCCACCGCCATTTTGGCCAACCGGGGCCACGTGGTTACCCCGCGGCTGCTGGATGGGGTGCAGGGCGGGGCCGGCGCGGCGCCGGAGGAACCCCGCGGGGACGACCTGGCCATTGCGCCGGAGCACTGGGACACGGTGATCCAGGCGATGATCGACGTCGTGCACAGTGCCCGTGGCACCGCGAAGAGCATCGCCGGCGGCCTTTCCTACCATGTCGCCGGCAAGACCGGGACGGCGCAGGTGTTTTCCGTCGGCCAGGGGCAGAAATACCGGGAATCGGAGGTCAAGAAAGAGATGCGGGACCATGCCTTGTTCATCGCCTTCGCGCCGGCCGAACAGCCCCGCATCGCCGTGGCCGTGCTCGCCGAGCACGGCGGGCACGGCGGCTCGGTCGCCGCGCCAGTCGCCCGCGCGGTGATGGAGCGCTATCTGAACGGGAGTGTGCCATGA